The Mycolicibacterium mageritense genome contains a region encoding:
- a CDS encoding TetR/AcrR family transcriptional regulator yields MLFTPRSAAQTRILDAALELISEHGAAGTSLQMIADAIGVTKAAVYHQFKTKEAIIIALTERELGQLEEALEAAEAEGSPARAREVLLTRVIEIAVRRRRAASTLQFDPVVVRLLAEHEPFQVFIDRLYAAMLGDQRGSTARVHAAMLSGVISVAVMHPLVADIDDDTLRAELIQTMRRIVSLPA; encoded by the coding sequence GTGCTGTTCACGCCGCGCAGTGCCGCGCAGACCCGCATCCTCGATGCTGCGCTCGAGCTGATCTCCGAGCACGGGGCCGCAGGCACGTCGCTGCAGATGATCGCAGACGCCATCGGTGTCACGAAAGCCGCTGTGTACCACCAGTTCAAGACCAAGGAAGCGATCATCATCGCACTGACCGAGCGGGAACTCGGGCAGCTCGAGGAAGCGCTTGAGGCGGCCGAAGCCGAGGGATCGCCCGCACGGGCACGCGAAGTGCTGCTCACGCGCGTGATCGAGATAGCCGTGCGACGCCGGCGTGCGGCCAGCACACTGCAGTTCGACCCGGTCGTGGTGCGGTTGCTCGCCGAGCACGAACCGTTCCAGGTGTTCATCGACAGGCTCTACGCCGCAATGCTCGGAGATCAGCGCGGCAGCACCGCACGCGTGCACGCGGCGATGCTGTCAGGAGTGATCAGCGTTGCGGTGATGCATCCGCTCGTCGCCGACATCGACGACGACACCCTGCGCGCCGAACTGATCCAGACGATGCGCCGCATCGTCTCACTGCCTGCCTGA
- a CDS encoding ArgK/MeaB family GTPase — MTIDELIASARGGSVRAVGKLLSLVESDRRDEVLAVLEPASPRVIGVTGPPGAGKSTTVAALVGAYRGLGQRVAVLAVDPSSPYSGGALLGDRIRMAAHINDPDVLIRSVAARGHLGGLAAAVPGAIRLLAALSYDLIVLETVGVGQSEIEIAALADPTVVILNPGAGDAVQAAKAGLLEVADLVVVNKADRDGADQTARDLRAEATVPVLKLVASQGDGLGELVAAIDAHHRADTAARRSARARTQILSLAQTLLRNHTELDRLAAEVADGISDPYSAAAQLISESGRQ; from the coding sequence ATGACCATCGACGAACTGATCGCCTCGGCCCGCGGCGGCTCCGTGCGCGCGGTCGGCAAACTGCTGAGCCTCGTCGAAAGCGACCGCCGCGACGAGGTTTTGGCAGTACTCGAGCCCGCCTCGCCGCGCGTCATCGGCGTCACCGGCCCACCCGGGGCGGGCAAGTCGACCACGGTCGCCGCGCTCGTCGGCGCATACCGCGGTCTCGGGCAGCGCGTGGCCGTGCTGGCCGTCGATCCGTCATCTCCGTACAGCGGCGGCGCGCTGCTCGGTGACCGGATCCGAATGGCCGCCCACATCAACGATCCCGATGTGCTGATCCGATCCGTCGCGGCACGCGGGCATCTGGGTGGTCTGGCTGCTGCGGTGCCCGGCGCGATCCGACTGCTGGCCGCACTGTCGTATGACCTGATCGTGTTGGAGACCGTCGGTGTGGGGCAGTCCGAGATCGAGATCGCCGCGCTCGCCGATCCCACGGTGGTCATCCTCAACCCGGGAGCGGGCGATGCGGTCCAGGCGGCCAAGGCCGGCCTGCTCGAGGTGGCCGATCTTGTCGTGGTGAACAAGGCCGACCGCGACGGCGCCGATCAGACCGCGCGTGACTTGCGGGCCGAAGCGACCGTTCCCGTGCTGAAGCTCGTTGCCTCGCAAGGCGACGGGCTCGGCGAACTGGTGGCCGCGATCGATGCCCACCATCGCGCGGACACGGCGGCGCGCCGCTCCGCCAGAGCTCGCACGCAGATTCTGTCGCTCGCGCAGACGCTGTTGCGCAACCACACCGAACTCGACCGGTTGGCGGCCGAGGTGGCGGACGGGATCAGCGACCCGTACAGTGCTGCCGCGCAGTTGATTTCCGAATCAGGCAGGCAGTGA
- a CDS encoding SDR family NAD(P)-dependent oxidoreductase yields the protein MQIAGSSALVVGGAGGLGEATVRRLHAAGAKVVVADVADEKGAELEKELGVRYVRTDATAEESVLAAIAEAESLGPLRISVDTHGGPASGGRLVGKDGSPLDLDGFKKTIEFYLTAVFNVMRLSAAAIAKTDPLDEGGRGVIINTASIAGYEGQIGQLPYSAAKGGVLGMTLVAARDLSPLGIRVVTIAPGTINTPAYGKAADQLEQYWGPQVPFPKRMGRSVEYAQLAQSIVENDYLNGEVIRLDGALRFPPK from the coding sequence ATGCAGATCGCCGGTAGCTCTGCGCTCGTCGTCGGCGGAGCGGGCGGCCTCGGTGAGGCGACCGTCCGCCGCCTGCACGCGGCAGGCGCCAAGGTGGTCGTCGCCGATGTCGCCGACGAGAAAGGTGCCGAGCTGGAAAAGGAGCTGGGCGTCCGCTACGTCCGCACCGACGCCACCGCCGAGGAATCCGTGCTGGCGGCGATCGCCGAAGCCGAATCACTGGGCCCGCTGCGGATTTCCGTCGACACCCACGGCGGCCCGGCCAGCGGCGGCCGGTTGGTCGGCAAGGACGGCTCACCGCTGGATCTCGACGGGTTCAAGAAGACCATCGAGTTCTACCTCACCGCGGTGTTCAACGTGATGCGCCTGTCGGCCGCGGCGATCGCCAAGACCGATCCCTTGGACGAGGGCGGCCGCGGCGTCATCATCAACACCGCGTCCATCGCCGGCTACGAGGGACAGATCGGGCAGTTGCCGTATTCGGCAGCCAAGGGTGGCGTGCTCGGCATGACTCTGGTGGCCGCGCGTGACTTGTCGCCGTTGGGCATCCGCGTCGTCACCATCGCGCCGGGCACCATCAACACCCCCGCCTACGGCAAGGCCGCCGATCAGTTGGAGCAGTACTGGGGCCCGCAGGTGCCGTTCCCGAAACGCATGGGCCGCTCGGTGGAATACGCACAGCTGGCGCAGAGCATCGTCGAGAACGACTATCTCAACGGCGAGGTCATCCGCCTCGACGGGGCGCTGCGGTTCCCGCCGAAGTGA
- a CDS encoding enoyl-CoA hydratase/isomerase family protein has translation MYGMPAEIDVRADGGLRIITLNRPDALNAVNDNLHVGLARLWEALNEDADARAAVITGAGRAFSAGGDFNYLDELRRDEALRQKTIKHGRDLVIGMLRCRIPVVAAVNGPAVGLGCSLAALSDVVYMAETAHFADPHVQIGLVAADGGPLVWGSQISLLQAKEFALTGVRITAERAVALGLANHVVADPLSEAIACVKKLMELPRQAVEATKRLMNIQLEQRVMASLDYANLAEYVSFGTADFNRIVDGLIAKS, from the coding sequence ATGTACGGCATGCCAGCAGAAATCGATGTGCGGGCCGATGGCGGCCTGCGCATCATCACCCTCAACCGGCCGGATGCCCTCAATGCCGTCAACGACAACCTGCATGTCGGGCTCGCGAGGCTGTGGGAAGCGCTCAACGAGGACGCCGACGCACGTGCGGCGGTGATCACCGGTGCGGGCCGGGCATTCTCGGCGGGCGGCGACTTCAACTACCTCGACGAGCTGCGTCGTGACGAGGCGCTGCGGCAGAAGACCATCAAACACGGACGTGATCTCGTGATCGGCATGCTGCGTTGCCGGATCCCGGTGGTCGCGGCGGTCAATGGTCCTGCGGTCGGGCTGGGCTGCAGCCTGGCGGCGTTGTCCGATGTGGTCTACATGGCCGAGACCGCCCATTTCGCAGATCCGCACGTCCAGATCGGCCTCGTGGCTGCCGACGGCGGCCCACTGGTGTGGGGTTCACAGATCTCGTTGTTGCAGGCCAAGGAGTTTGCACTGACGGGCGTGCGGATCACGGCCGAGCGCGCCGTGGCACTCGGGCTGGCGAATCATGTCGTCGCCGACCCGTTGAGCGAGGCGATCGCATGCGTCAAGAAGCTCATGGAGCTGCCGCGGCAGGCCGTCGAGGCCACCAAGCGGCTCATGAACATCCAACTGGAGCAACGCGTGATGGCGTCGCTCGACTACGCCAACCTCGCCGAGTACGTGTCGTTCGGCACCGCCGACTTCAACCGCATCGTCGACGGCCTGATCGCGAAGAGCTGA